One Oryza glaberrima chromosome 10, OglaRS2, whole genome shotgun sequence DNA segment encodes these proteins:
- the LOC127785950 gene encoding ATP synthase subunit alpha, chloroplastic-like, whose protein sequence is PATLQYLAPYTGAALAEYFMYREWHTLIIYDDLSKQAQAYRQMSLLLRRPPGREAYPGDVFYLHSRLLERAAKLNSLLGEGSMTALPIVETQSRDVSAYIPTNVISITDGQIFLSADLFNAGIRPAINVGISVSRVGSAAQIKAMKQVAGKSKLELAQFAELQAFAQFASALDKTSQNQLGEITYRTRST, encoded by the coding sequence CCTGCTACATTACAATACCTCGCTCCTTATACGGGAGCAGCCCTGGCTGAGTATTTTATGTACCGCGAATGGCATACTTTAATAATTTATGATGATCTCTCCAAACAGGCACAAGCTTATCGCCAAATGTCCCTTCTATTAAGAAGACCCCCCGGCCGCGAAGCTTACCCAGGGGatgttttttatttgcattCACGCCTTTTAGAAAGAGCCGCTAAATTAAATTCTCTTTTAGGGGAAGGAAGTATGACTGCTTTACCAATAGTTGAGACTCAATCTAGAGACGTTTCCGCCTATATTCCTACTAATGTAATCTCCATTACAGATGGACAAATATTCTTATCCGCAGATCTATTCAATGCCGGAATTCGGCCTGCTATTAATGTGGGTATTTCCGTTTCCAGAGTAGGATCCGCGGCTCAAATTAAAGCCATGAAACAAGTAGCTGGCAAATCAAAATTGGAATTAGCTCAATTCGCAGAGTTACAAGCCTTTGCACAATTCGCCTCTGCTCTCGATAAAACAAGTCAGAATCAATTGGGGGAAATAACCTACCGTACAAGAAGCACctaa